A region from the Aegilops tauschii subsp. strangulata cultivar AL8/78 chromosome 5, Aet v6.0, whole genome shotgun sequence genome encodes:
- the LOC109764299 gene encoding serpin-Z2A-like, with protein sequence MARRFTGSDALTALTHRLAHQLSVTRETPSNVAFSPLSIYSALSLVAAAAPWTSSSPSSHALADRSPSGGPRVAFASGVWHDAGRALEPAYREAVLASYLAEIRAVDFRNKIDWLLSIGAGGRVEGRDQQVGRGGHGKLIDSILPAESVDEDTAVVLASAIYFKGKWETPFRKKRTKVERFFLLDGTAVDVPMMRTGRSQYVDEHDGFKVLRLPYRSQDPGASKKRRRGTSSGDDPAPPLPRYSMCVFLPDARDGLWDLVGKIASSPSFLRDHLPEYEVDVDEFRLPKFKVSFYGKLSGVLQDMGLVAAFKADKADLTGMAPDVEDASGELINRLVLKDVFHRAVVEVNEEGTEAAAVTVCEEEDESACQPVDFIADHPFAFFVIEEVSGAVVFAGHVLDPTKPQDTLHDVD encoded by the exons ATGGCACGCAGGTTCACCGGCTCCGACGCCCTGACGGCGCTCACCCACCGCCTCGCCCACCAGTTGTCGGTCACCAGGGAGACCCCCAGCAACGTCGCCTTCTCGCCGCTCTCTATCTACTCGGCTCTATCCCTGGTGGCCGCGGCGGCACCCTGGACGAGCTCCTCGCCGTCCTCG CACGCGCTCGCCGACCGGTCGCCGTCGGGCGGGCCACGTGTCGCGTTCGCGTCCGGCGTGTGGCACGACGCGGGGCGGGCGCTGGAGCCGGCCTACCGGGAGGCTGTCCTCGCATCCTACTTGGCCGAGATACGCGCCGTCGACTTCCGCAACAAG ATCGATTGGTTGCTGTCGATCGGTGCAGGCGGACGAGTCGAGGGAAGAGATCAACAAGTGGGTCGCGGCGGCCACGGCAAGCTCATCGACTCGATCCTCCCCGCGGAGTCGGTGGACGAGGACACGGCCGTGGTGCTCGCCAGCGCCATCTACTTCAAGGGCAAGTGGGAGACGCCCTTCAGGAAGAAGCGCACCAAGGTGGAGCGGTTCTTCCTCCTGGACGGGACCGCCGTCGACGTGCCCATGATGCGCACCGGGCGGAGCCAGTACGTCGACGAGCACGACGGCTTCAAGGTGCTCCGGCTGCCGTACAGGTCCCAGGACCCCGGCGCCTCCAAGAAGCGGCGACGCGGCACCTCGTCCGGCGACGATCCTGCCCCACCACTACCGCGCTACTCCATGTGCGTCTTCCTGCCGGACGCGCGCGACGGCCTGTGGGACCTCGTCGGCAAGATCGCGTCCAGCCCGAGCTTCCTGCGCGACCACCTGCCGGAATACGAGGTCGATGTCGACGAGTTCCGCCTGCCCAAGTTCAAGGTCTCCTTCTACGGGAAGCTGTCCGGTGTACTTCAGGACATGGGACTCGTGGCCGCGTTCAAGGCCGACAAGGCTGACCTGACTGGCATGGCGCCCGACGTCGAGGATGCCTCTGGGGAGCTAATAAATCGGCTGGTGCTCAAGGACGTCTTCCACAGAGCGGTGGTCGAGGTGAACGAGGAAGGCACGGAGGCGGCCGCAGTAACCGTCTgtgaggaggaagatgaatcggCCTGTCAGCCGGTCGATTTCATCGCCGACCATCCGTTTGCCTTCTTTGTGATCGAGGAGGTGTCCGGTGCCGTCGTCTTCGCCGGCCATGTGCTTGATCCTACAAAACCCCAAGACACATTACACGACGTGGATTAG